The Brassica napus cultivar Da-Ae chromosome C1, Da-Ae, whole genome shotgun sequence DNA segment TTAGCTCTCATTTGAGTTTGATTagtcattattttattttacatgcGTTACATAAGATAAGATTTAACTAATCATAGATCCTTCCTTGGTTAGTCACTTAATCTTATCTACTTTTGTGGCTTTGTTTAATATTGTTCTCTGGCTTATTGAAAGTGTAgactgttgacaaaaaaaaaaaagtgtagacTAAGGAAGATGCTTTGGAATATTCTGCATGGTGTTCTcattgtctttttttctttcttctttgtttgaCTCTGattcaagattttttttcttttacaactTGATACACAAGTTGGTTCCAAGTCTAATAGTactctcattatcttcttagTTTTGCTATAATAATCTTcttagttttgtttatgttgtCCGACCATATAAAAAAATGGCTCTACCATCATTTAATGTTTTGATAATGTAGATGGTCCAGATATGGTACCATAATAGTTTATCCAGGTCTTGTATCTCTAATAGTTGTGTCCCCACCATTGCTTGTAAGGGAAAAGAATGAGTGGCGTTTGATGGAAACAAATTTCACCTTTGGTTATACATGTGAAAGCCAATGATTGATACTTTCTTTATCATTTTTAATGTTGTTAAAGCTAAGCTCCTCTTCGTGGTACTCTTTAAGTCAATCCTATCTATAAGTGTTTGTTAGTTCTTTGGTGCTGAAAATGACATTCTTTCTCTTGTTGCCAATCTATTTGCAGGTAAAGGTTTTGCCACTGGAAGAATAAACCTAGGAGAGATagaagtggttaaaatcaccaAGTTCCACAAACTCTGGAGCTCTGATTCTTCACACAAAAAATCAAAAGGTGTAGCATTTTACAGAGCCGAGGAAGTTCCACAAGGTTTCCACTCCCTTGGTCATTACTGCCAGCCAACGGATAAGCCCTTGAGAGGCTATATACTCGCCGCTCGCGCTAGCAAACCCACCAAAACCGATGATCCACCACCCCTGAAGAAGCCTGTGGGTTACACTTTAGTTTCGAGTGTAGATGGTGGTGGTTACTTCTGGCTACCTAACCCTCCTGCTGGTTACAAAGCAATGGGAGTCATAGTAACAGACAAGCCAAAGGAGCCTGAAACGGAAGAGGTTAGATGCGTAAGAGAGGATCTCACCGAGAGCTGTGAAACCTCTGAGATGATACTTTCCAAGAAGTCAAACCCTTTTAGCGTATGGACCGTGCAGCCTTGCGAGAGAGGGATGAGGGCACAAGGAGTCTCCGTTGGGACattcttctgctgcacttacgAACTATCATCTCATGAAACGGTCCGTGACATCGCCTGCTTAAAGAATCTTGATCCGACCTTACACGCAATGCCGAACCTCAACCAAGTCCATGCTGTTATCCAACACTACGGACCAACGGTCTACTTCCACCCTGAAGAGACTTACATGCCTTCATCAGTACAATGGTTCTTTAAAAACGGAGCTTTACTATACCCACAAGGCGAACCGATCAGCTCCACAGGGTCGAACCTACCTTCCGGAGGAAGCAATGATCTGGAGTATTGGATCGATCtccctgaagaagaagaagctaagaGCAATCTCAAAAGAGGAAACCTCGAGAGCGCTGAGCTTTACGTCCATGTGAAGCCAGCGCTCGGTGGAACGTTCACTGACATTGTAATGTGGATCTTCTGCCCATTCAACGGCCCTGCAACGCTCAAGATTGGTCTCTTCACTTTACCTATGACGAGAATAGGAGAGCACGTGGGGGACTGGGAGCATTTCACTTTCCGAGTGTGTAACTTCTCcggggagctttggcagatgttCTTCTCTCAGCACAGCGGCGGAGGGTGGGTGGATGCGTCTGAGATAGAGTTTGTTAAAGGTAACAAACCTGCGGTTTACTCGTCTAAGCACGGACACGCTAGCTTCCCTCACCCGGGAATGTATT contains these protein-coding regions:
- the LOC125580733 gene encoding uncharacterized protein LOC125580733; translated protein: MFWFGCDCFYWSRGFSELDSEPSEPKPFSLPSPLPRWPQGKGFATGRINLGEIEVVKITKFHKLWSSDSSHKKSKGVAFYRAEEVPQGFHSLGHYCQPTDKPLRGYILAARASKPTKTDDPPPLKKPVGYTLVSSVDGGGYFWLPNPPAGYKAMGVIVTDKPKEPETEEVRCVREDLTESCETSEMILSKKSNPFSVWTVQPCERGMRAQGVSVGTFFCCTYELSSHETVRDIACLKNLDPTLHAMPNLNQVHAVIQHYGPTVYFHPEETYMPSSVQWFFKNGALLYPQGEPISSTGSNLPSGGSNDLEYWIDLPEEEEAKSNLKRGNLESAELYVHVKPALGGTFTDIVMWIFCPFNGPATLKIGLFTLPMTRIGEHVGDWEHFTFRVCNFSGELWQMFFSQHSGGGWVDASEIEFVKGNKPAVYSSKHGHASFPHPGMYLQGSSKFGIGVRNDVAKSEYVVESSERYVVVAAEYLREGGVDEPCWLQYMREWGPVIEYDSGSEISKIMDLLPLVVRFSVENIVDLFPVALYGEEGPTGPKEKDNWEGDELC